A genomic window from Brassica oleracea var. oleracea cultivar TO1000 chromosome C8, BOL, whole genome shotgun sequence includes:
- the LOC106307607 gene encoding pollen-specific leucine-rich repeat extensin-like protein 1, with protein MAEKGKEKVTMMKLKVDLDCAKCYKKVKKVLCKFPQIRDQIFDEKSNIVIIKVVCCSPEKIMDKLCSKGGGSIKTIEILEPPKPPQPQPQPPPQKPKDAPKAPEKPKEPEKPKEPEKPKQPEKPKEPEKPKQPEKPKEPEKSAAPKAAPAPAPAPAPAPAPAPAPAPVPKQPGPPPQMVPIMPQGQPAVMCCGPYYGGYGCGPTFNGYGMPPPLPYECYGRPVCDSWGGGPPPSYRQCHLTRCDYFSEENPQSCSIM; from the exons ATGGCCGAGAAGGGCAAGGAAAAG GTAACTATGATGAAGTTGAAGGTGGATCTTGATTGCGCCAAGTGTTACAAGAAGGTCAAGAAGGTTCTTTGCAAATTCCCTC AAATCAGAGATCAAATATTTGATGAAAAGTCCAACATAGTCATCATCAAGGTGGTTTGCTGCAGCCCTGAGAAGATCATGGACAAACTTTGTTCTAAAGGTGGCGGCTCTATCAAGACCATCGAGATCTTAGAACCACCAAAGCCGCCTCAGCCACAACCCCAACCTCCTCCCCAAAAGCCCAAAGATGCTCCCAAAGCTCCTGAGAAGCCTAAGGAGCCTGAGAAACCTAAAGAGCCTGAAAAGCCTAAGCAACCTGAAAAGCCTAAAGAACCTGAAAAGCCTAAGCAACCCGAGAAGCCTAAAGAACCCGAGAAATCTGCTGCGCCCAAAGCTGCACCCGCACCTGCTCCAGCACCAGCACCGGCACCTGCTCCAGCTCCAGCTCCCGCTCCTGTCCCGAAGCAGCCTGGACCTCCGCCACAGATGGTGCCAATAATGCCGCAGGGGCAGCCAGCAGTCATGTGTTGTGGGCCCTACTATGGTGGTTATGGATGTGGGCCAACGTTCAATGGATATGGAATGCCGCCGCCTCTACCGTACGAGTGCTACGGCCGACCAGTCTGCGATAGCTGGGGAGGAGGACCACCACCTAGTTACCGACAATGCCACCTCACCAGATGTGATTACTTCAGCGAAGAGAACCCACAGAGCTGCTCCATCATGTGA